From Bacillus sp. FSL K6-3431, the proteins below share one genomic window:
- a CDS encoding ThuA domain-containing protein — MMKVTVWNENRHEQKNPVVGEIYPNGIHGAIAAFLNDEGIDAETATLDEPEHGLTDDVLDSTDVLIWWGHLAHHEVKDEIVQKVQQRVLDGMGLIVLHSGHFSKVFKTLMGTSCDLKWREADDKEILWVVAPHHPIVEGIGESIQLEKEEMYGEHFDIPAPDELIFTSWFEGGEVFRSGCTYSRGNGKIFYFRPGHETYPTYHNKEIQKVIINAVKWAAPVNRKRPTYGNVEPIENIKVKS; from the coding sequence ATGATGAAGGTAACAGTATGGAATGAAAATCGACATGAGCAAAAAAATCCTGTAGTGGGAGAAATCTATCCCAATGGTATTCATGGTGCAATTGCAGCATTTCTAAATGATGAAGGTATTGATGCTGAAACAGCGACATTAGATGAGCCGGAGCATGGTTTGACAGATGATGTATTAGATAGTACAGATGTATTGATTTGGTGGGGACATCTTGCACATCATGAGGTGAAGGATGAAATTGTTCAGAAAGTCCAACAAAGAGTATTAGATGGAATGGGCTTAATTGTTCTTCATTCTGGCCACTTTTCAAAAGTTTTTAAAACGCTTATGGGAACAAGCTGTGACTTGAAGTGGCGGGAAGCAGATGACAAAGAAATCCTTTGGGTCGTTGCACCTCACCATCCAATTGTAGAAGGGATTGGGGAAAGTATCCAACTAGAGAAAGAAGAAATGTATGGTGAACATTTTGATATTCCCGCTCCTGATGAGTTGATTTTCACAAGTTGGTTTGAAGGCGGGGAAGTGTTCCGTAGTGGTTGTACATACTCTCGAGGAAACGGAAAGATCTTCTACTTCAGACCAGGACATGAAACATATCCAACTTACCACAATAAAGAAATTCAAAAGGTCATTATTAATGCGGTGAAATGGGCGGCTCCTGTTAATCGTAAACGCCCGACCTATGGAAATGTAGAGCCGATCGAAAACATTAAGGTGAAAAGTTAA